A DNA window from Aminipila luticellarii contains the following coding sequences:
- the dprA gene encoding DNA-processing protein DprA — MDITKDIKTVEKNSEKYPILLREIKDPPERLYYIGNLELASCSSVSVVGSRKASAYGKWAAHEIGKRLADNDVVTVSGMAAGIDSMSHKGALSVNGNTIAVLGCGIDICFPAFNRALRDEIVEKGLLLSEYPPGYPGSKFTFPHRNRIISGLSMATVVVEAGVSSGSLITAERAAEQGRNVFSVPGNINSFGSIGTNKLIQDGAYPLALIDDIFDILGINKKNTANIIRQLGREEQTLVKIIQREGEVSADYLCREVNMKVSDVNAILTILEMKGVVYSALGKIFIAN, encoded by the coding sequence ATGGATATAACAAAGGATATTAAAACAGTCGAGAAGAATTCTGAAAAATACCCCATCCTGTTAAGAGAGATAAAGGATCCGCCGGAGCGGCTTTATTATATCGGAAATCTTGAACTTGCCTCCTGTTCATCGGTATCGGTGGTGGGATCAAGAAAGGCGTCTGCTTATGGAAAATGGGCGGCACATGAAATCGGAAAGCGCCTGGCTGACAATGACGTGGTCACCGTCAGCGGTATGGCGGCAGGGATTGATTCCATGAGCCATAAGGGAGCTCTTTCCGTAAACGGGAACACGATTGCGGTGCTGGGATGCGGAATCGACATTTGTTTTCCGGCTTTTAACCGGGCTTTACGGGATGAAATTGTGGAAAAAGGTCTTTTACTATCCGAATATCCTCCCGGATACCCCGGAAGCAAATTTACGTTTCCGCACAGAAACCGGATTATAAGCGGGTTATCCATGGCTACGGTAGTGGTAGAGGCAGGCGTTTCCAGCGGTTCGCTGATTACCGCAGAAAGAGCGGCGGAGCAGGGCAGGAATGTTTTTTCAGTTCCGGGAAATATAAACAGTTTTGGTTCGATAGGAACGAATAAGCTTATTCAAGACGGTGCTTATCCATTGGCATTAATTGATGATATCTTTGATATTTTAGGAATAAATAAAAAAAATACAGCAAATATTATAAGACAACTTGGAAGAGAAGAACAGACCCTGGTGAAAATTATTCAGCGGGAGGGTGAAGTGTCAGCAGATTACCTGTGCAGAGAGGTAAATATGAAGGTTTCTGATGTGAATGCGATCCTTACGATTTTAGAAATGAAGGGGGTCGTTTATTCGGCCCTCGGTAAAATTTTTATTGCAAACTGA
- a CDS encoding YifB family Mg chelatase-like AAA ATPase — MLSTVYTGTLHGLESQLVSVETDLAPGLPFLAMVGLPDITVREAKERIRSAIINSGYMFPAKRITVNLSPANTKKEGSHFDLPIAVGLLVSIGVIKEYAVKDYAFIGELSLTGCIHRVDGALPLVIGLKKCGIHKIILPADNAAEASPVKGVELYPAENLNMLVEHFDRTKEIFLYRKRNEMGYNKKERNHVLDYSDVAGQEQVKRAVMICCAGGHGMLLMGPPGSGKSMIAKRIPTVMPEMTYEECLEVTKIYSIGGRLSKALPMITDRPFRAPHHTVTGAALIGGGNKPMPGELSLAHLGVLFLDEFPEFNKNVLEMLRQPLEDSWVTIARSGGNFSFPCQVMLVAASNPCPCGYLGSRMHPCTCSQSQIHRYKSKISGPLLDRIDLHVPVLPVNYTDLSQKEKASFISSSDMRREVEKARERQLERYRKHSILFNAQLTSSLMKQYCKLDEKSEELMKSAFKTLSLSARAYSRVIKISRTIADLENSENIQPVHVAEALSYRVPDRNTKEFGE; from the coding sequence ATGCTGTCAACAGTATATACGGGTACGCTCCACGGATTAGAATCTCAGTTGGTTTCAGTGGAGACGGATCTGGCTCCGGGTCTTCCGTTTCTTGCCATGGTAGGGTTGCCGGATATAACCGTGCGAGAAGCAAAAGAGCGGATTCGAAGTGCCATTATAAATTCGGGTTATATGTTCCCGGCTAAAAGAATTACAGTGAATTTATCCCCGGCCAATACTAAAAAAGAAGGAAGCCATTTTGATCTGCCTATTGCTGTAGGACTTTTGGTTTCCATAGGCGTCATCAAGGAATATGCCGTAAAAGACTATGCGTTTATAGGGGAGCTGTCTTTAACAGGCTGTATACATAGAGTAGACGGTGCCCTGCCATTAGTTATTGGTCTGAAAAAATGCGGAATCCATAAAATTATCCTGCCGGCAGATAATGCGGCGGAAGCCTCTCCGGTAAAAGGAGTGGAGCTATATCCCGCAGAAAATCTGAATATGTTGGTGGAACATTTTGACAGGACAAAAGAGATTTTCCTGTACAGGAAAAGGAATGAAATGGGATACAATAAAAAAGAAAGAAACCATGTCCTGGATTACTCGGATGTGGCAGGACAAGAACAAGTAAAACGGGCTGTTATGATCTGCTGTGCCGGTGGTCACGGCATGCTTTTAATGGGACCGCCGGGATCCGGAAAGTCCATGATCGCGAAGCGGATTCCCACAGTCATGCCGGAAATGACCTACGAGGAGTGTCTGGAGGTGACAAAAATATACAGTATCGGAGGCAGGCTGTCAAAAGCTTTGCCCATGATAACGGACCGGCCTTTTCGTGCCCCTCACCATACTGTGACAGGAGCAGCCCTGATAGGAGGCGGGAACAAGCCTATGCCGGGAGAATTGTCTTTGGCTCATCTGGGCGTTCTATTTTTGGATGAATTTCCTGAGTTCAATAAAAATGTTTTAGAAATGCTCCGACAGCCCTTAGAGGATAGTTGGGTGACGATAGCCAGATCAGGAGGAAATTTCAGTTTTCCGTGTCAGGTCATGCTGGTAGCAGCCAGTAATCCCTGCCCCTGCGGATATTTGGGAAGCCGGATGCATCCTTGCACCTGTTCACAGTCTCAGATTCATCGCTATAAAAGTAAAATTTCAGGGCCGTTATTGGATCGAATCGATTTACACGTTCCGGTACTTCCTGTAAACTATACGGATTTATCTCAAAAGGAAAAAGCCTCCTTTATCAGTTCTTCCGACATGCGAAGAGAAGTAGAGAAGGCTCGGGAAAGGCAGCTGGAGAGGTACAGAAAACATTCGATTTTATTCAATGCGCAGCTTACCTCTTCTTTAATGAAACAGTATTGTAAACTGGATGAGAAGAGTGAAGAACTGATGAAATCTGCTTTTAAAACATTATCTTTAAGTGCCAGAGCCTACAGCAGGGTCATTAAAATATCCCGCACCATTGCAGATTTGGAAAACAGTGAGAACATCCAGCCGGTTCACGTAGCAGAAGCATTGAGCTATCGCGTACCGGATCGGAATACAAAAGAATTTGGTGAATAA
- a CDS encoding YraN family protein, producing MSLGLQGEEVAANYLQNKGYQVLERNFRCKMGEIDIIACIDRTLVFVEVKTRRSLNYGLPCEAVTKTKKLHIRKVAAFYVMKNKIGNINRRIDVVEILYQGEKAYIRHTENAF from the coding sequence ATGAGTTTGGGATTACAAGGAGAGGAAGTTGCCGCTAACTATTTGCAAAACAAAGGCTATCAGGTGCTGGAACGCAATTTTAGATGTAAAATGGGGGAAATCGATATTATCGCATGCATTGACCGAACTTTGGTTTTTGTAGAGGTCAAAACCAGAAGGAGCCTGAATTATGGGCTGCCCTGTGAAGCGGTTACTAAAACAAAAAAGCTTCATATCCGAAAAGTTGCCGCCTTTTATGTGATGAAAAACAAGATAGGAAATATCAACAGAAGGATTGACGTGGTGGAAATTTTGTATCAGGGTGAAAAAGCCTATATCCGTCATACGGAAAATGCATTTTAA
- a CDS encoding Cof-type HAD-IIB family hydrolase: MMIKLIALDLDGTTLNSQGKLTSTTEETLNKAAESGIHVVIATGRARCSLPEEVVSLPGIEYAITSNGAAITDLRSEELIYEDCIDPQVLEQLYLLLKKQDFMIEVFIKGKAYVEKYFFENLEAVGMSEHHMNYVKRTRQPFTDVLNLMISNKEHIENININFSNQQDRRRMGEKLIRFPNITVTSSSEHNIEIGGATTNKASALRELCGKLGVHTEHIMACGDSPNDEEMMRVAGMPVAMGNAKESIKRMAKYITSTNDEDGVAAAIKKLALK; the protein is encoded by the coding sequence ATGATGATTAAACTGATTGCACTGGATCTGGACGGAACTACTCTGAACAGTCAGGGAAAGCTGACCTCCACAACGGAAGAAACCCTGAATAAAGCGGCTGAAAGCGGGATTCATGTAGTCATCGCTACCGGGAGAGCCCGCTGCTCTCTGCCGGAGGAAGTGGTGAGCCTTCCGGGCATTGAATATGCCATTACTTCTAATGGGGCTGCTATCACGGATTTGAGAAGCGAGGAATTGATATATGAGGACTGTATTGATCCTCAAGTTCTTGAACAATTATATTTGCTGTTAAAGAAACAGGATTTCATGATAGAGGTTTTTATAAAGGGAAAGGCTTATGTAGAAAAATATTTCTTTGAAAATCTGGAGGCGGTGGGCATGTCGGAACACCATATGAATTATGTAAAAAGAACGAGACAGCCCTTTACCGATGTGTTGAATTTGATGATAAGCAATAAAGAACATATCGAAAACATCAATATTAATTTTTCCAATCAGCAGGATCGGAGAAGAATGGGAGAAAAATTGATCAGGTTCCCTAATATTACGGTGACCAGTTCCTCAGAGCATAACATTGAGATTGGAGGGGCAACCACCAATAAGGCTTCCGCCCTAAGGGAACTGTGCGGTAAATTGGGTGTTCATACAGAACATATTATGGCCTGCGGAGACAGCCCCAACGACGAAGAGATGATGAGAGTCGCGGGAATGCCGGTGGCTATGGGAAATGCCAAGGAATCCATTAAAAGAATGGCAAAATACATAACCTCTACAAATGATGAAGATGGTGTGGCAGCTGCCATAAAAAAGCTTGCACTGAAATAG
- a CDS encoding MBL fold metallo-hydrolase: MKIKRIVGGNLESNGYILFQREGGSCFVIDPGYNADQFVKQIKELHLKTKGILLTHHHYDHTGAVERLRELEGCPVYMHWGDLDMYKAHVDTVLEHGMKLDLDGEEIMVLHTPGHTEGGVCFYSEKSRLVFTGDTIFNVDLGRTDLKDGSEHKMKESIKNVVNKWENDIQIYPGHGDSCNMKFVRKYNREFLDIIG, encoded by the coding sequence ATGAAAATAAAAAGAATTGTCGGCGGGAATTTGGAAAGCAACGGATATATTCTCTTTCAAAGAGAAGGCGGAAGCTGCTTTGTAATAGACCCCGGCTATAATGCCGATCAATTTGTAAAACAGATTAAGGAACTTCATTTAAAAACAAAGGGAATCTTATTGACCCATCATCACTATGATCATACCGGGGCTGTAGAACGTTTGAGAGAGCTTGAAGGGTGCCCTGTATATATGCATTGGGGCGATTTGGATATGTATAAGGCTCATGTGGATACGGTTCTGGAGCATGGCATGAAGCTGGATCTGGACGGGGAAGAAATTATGGTCCTCCATACTCCGGGGCATACGGAGGGAGGCGTTTGTTTTTATTCGGAAAAGAGCCGGCTGGTCTTTACCGGCGATACGATATTTAACGTGGATCTGGGCAGAACGGATTTGAAAGATGGTTCGGAGCATAAAATGAAGGAATCTATAAAGAATGTTGTAAATAAATGGGAAAATGATATTCAGATTTATCCGGGACATGGAGATTCGTGCAATATGAAATTTGTAAGAAAATATAACCGGGAATTTTTAGATATAATAGGGTGA
- the trkA gene encoding Trk system potassium transporter TrkA, with translation MKIAIAGAGKLGLKIAESLLVGNHSITIIDKDEEITRKLNSHMDILTVTANAKQISILQELNIDTYDYFLAATDRDEKNIVIASFAKKLGCPKVIARVRDPEHMNQLDFIKETMGIDYIVNPDLAITLEIYKYLVEKYTLSNGIFSSGKVSLLEFPVKKMPQIIGTSMSDMGKLFPGMLMVAISRSGKVIIPHGNTAIQKGDGLYIIGERQPIQKLASKVHEKGKYTNLQKVMIIGGGKTGLYLAQKLSDFGISVKIIERNKSRCHYLSTHLDDVMILHGDATDINLLEEENLNDMDAVVTATGFDEENLLLALTAKQHNIEDVIAKVSRESYIGLIEKMGIDMALNPLNITSASILRFIQGSKRVLSSQLIQGQAEIMEIIASKQMALIGIPIKNLKLPEGVIIAAIHRGIQVVIPTGETRIQEDDKVIILCLLSELPDLEKFLSSTRIGFLSRR, from the coding sequence ATGAAAATAGCTATAGCTGGTGCAGGGAAATTGGGTCTGAAAATTGCCGAATCCCTGCTGGTAGGGAATCATTCCATCACCATTATTGATAAGGATGAAGAAATAACACGTAAATTAAACAGCCATATGGATATATTGACCGTTACTGCAAATGCAAAACAGATCAGCATTTTACAGGAGCTGAATATCGATACATATGATTATTTTCTTGCTGCCACAGACCGGGACGAGAAAAATATCGTAATCGCCAGTTTTGCAAAAAAACTGGGCTGTCCAAAGGTGATCGCAAGAGTCCGGGATCCGGAACATATGAACCAGCTGGATTTTATCAAGGAAACCATGGGCATTGATTATATCGTGAATCCGGATCTTGCCATTACGCTGGAGATTTATAAGTATCTCGTAGAGAAATATACTCTCAGCAACGGTATTTTTTCAAGCGGAAAAGTTTCCCTGCTGGAATTTCCGGTAAAAAAAATGCCTCAAATTATCGGAACATCTATGAGCGACATGGGAAAGCTTTTTCCGGGCATGCTCATGGTCGCCATATCCAGAAGCGGAAAAGTCATTATTCCCCATGGGAACACGGCCATTCAAAAAGGGGACGGACTGTATATTATCGGAGAAAGGCAGCCTATCCAGAAGCTGGCGTCCAAGGTACATGAAAAAGGCAAATATACCAATCTGCAAAAAGTCATGATTATCGGAGGCGGTAAAACTGGGCTTTATCTGGCTCAAAAGCTTTCGGATTTTGGTATCAGTGTAAAAATTATTGAGCGGAATAAATCCCGCTGCCATTACCTGTCGACCCATCTGGACGATGTCATGATCCTTCACGGGGATGCGACCGATATCAATCTTCTGGAAGAGGAAAATCTGAATGATATGGATGCTGTGGTTACAGCTACCGGTTTTGACGAAGAAAACCTTCTGCTTGCACTGACAGCCAAGCAGCACAATATCGAAGATGTCATCGCAAAGGTCAGCCGGGAAAGCTACATCGGACTCATTGAAAAGATGGGTATTGATATGGCGCTAAATCCGTTAAATATTACGTCGGCAAGTATTTTGAGATTCATTCAGGGATCCAAACGGGTGCTTTCCTCTCAGCTCATTCAAGGGCAGGCAGAAATCATGGAAATTATTGCCAGCAAACAGATGGCTCTTATCGGCATTCCGATAAAAAATTTAAAGCTTCCGGAGGGCGTTATTATTGCTGCCATTCACCGGGGAATTCAGGTGGTTATTCCTACGGGGGAGACGAGGATTCAGGAAGATGATAAAGTCATCATTCTTTGCCTTTTATCGGAGCTCCCGGATTTGGAAAAGTTTTTAAGCAGCACCAGAATAGGATTTTTAAGCAGGAGATAA
- a CDS encoding TrkH family potassium uptake protein — translation MNLNMKAFIRALGVLMMIMGATMVLPLIVSVMYHESHTALSFIGTIIPTSAIGLILYRKVIPAQNAMTVRDGYLTVSVCWILASLISAIPFVLSGAIPNIFDAFFECSSSLTTTGASALSDVESLPQGILFWRAFTNWLGGMGILVFAAAVLPSLGINANILAATEAPGPTMDKIKPKISDSAKNLYIIYTIFTVAEIILLMLAGMNIFDAATHTFGSVGTGGFSNYNNSIAHFNSAPIEMIITAFMILSGVNFNLYFYSFKRQGGIRNLLADEEFKVYIIIIAVVSALISVNLWLSHTYQSWGQAFRFSIFQTASILTTTGSVSADYDFWPTFSKMLIFTLMFIGGCSSSTAGGVKVVRFLVIFKLIIRSIQVRLHPNAIISIKINDKKLSIDTVSEIANFMFLHILVVAVSTLIVSLDGYDIITNFSAVLTCIGNIGPGFNLVGPSMNFSIFSNAVKFLLSFVMLAGRLELYAFIVLFMPRFWQQNK, via the coding sequence ATGAATTTAAATATGAAAGCATTTATCAGAGCCTTAGGAGTTCTTATGATGATTATGGGGGCAACCATGGTATTGCCCCTTATTGTTTCTGTGATGTATCATGAATCCCACACGGCTTTATCCTTTATAGGCACCATTATCCCCACATCTGCCATTGGATTGATCCTGTACCGTAAAGTGATTCCTGCCCAAAACGCTATGACCGTTCGCGACGGCTATCTTACGGTATCCGTCTGCTGGATACTGGCATCGCTTATAAGCGCGATACCCTTTGTGTTATCCGGAGCTATTCCAAATATTTTTGATGCATTTTTTGAATGCTCTTCCAGCTTGACCACTACCGGAGCCTCTGCGTTATCCGATGTAGAAAGCCTGCCCCAGGGCATCCTTTTCTGGCGTGCTTTTACCAACTGGCTTGGGGGGATGGGCATTTTGGTCTTTGCGGCTGCCGTTCTTCCTTCTCTGGGAATCAACGCCAACATTCTCGCTGCTACAGAAGCCCCGGGTCCTACTATGGACAAAATCAAGCCAAAGATTTCGGACTCCGCCAAAAACCTGTACATTATTTATACCATATTTACGGTGGCAGAAATCATACTCCTGATGCTGGCGGGTATGAATATTTTCGACGCGGCCACCCACACTTTTGGTTCTGTGGGTACCGGCGGTTTCTCAAACTATAACAACAGCATCGCACATTTTAACAGCGCTCCCATAGAAATGATCATAACGGCTTTTATGATCTTATCCGGTGTAAATTTTAATCTGTATTTTTACAGCTTTAAACGGCAGGGCGGTATCCGCAATCTTCTTGCAGATGAAGAATTCAAGGTGTATATCATCATTATCGCTGTAGTTTCGGCTCTGATCAGTGTCAATCTGTGGCTCTCCCACACTTACCAAAGCTGGGGACAAGCCTTTCGGTTTTCCATCTTTCAAACGGCATCCATATTGACGACGACAGGCTCTGTATCAGCTGATTATGATTTTTGGCCCACTTTCAGCAAAATGCTGATTTTTACCCTTATGTTCATCGGAGGCTGTTCCTCTTCAACGGCAGGCGGAGTCAAGGTGGTCCGGTTTTTGGTGATCTTCAAGCTGATCATCAGAAGCATTCAAGTGAGATTGCATCCCAACGCCATTATTTCCATAAAGATCAACGATAAAAAACTGAGCATTGACACGGTGTCTGAAATCGCCAATTTTATGTTTCTTCATATATTAGTGGTGGCGGTCTCCACACTCATAGTAAGCTTGGACGGATACGATATCATAACGAATTTCAGCGCCGTTCTGACCTGTATCGGCAATATAGGCCCCGGATTTAATCTGGTGGGGCCTTCCATGAATTTCAGCATTTTTTCAAATGCCGTAAAATTCTTATTGTCCTTTGTGATGCTTGCCGGGCGTCTTGAGCTTTATGCTTTTATTGTACTTTTTATGCCTAGATTCTGGCAGCAGAACAAATAG
- a CDS encoding TrkH family potassium uptake protein: protein MSFNYRMILKFISIIPIIMGLSMLVPAVTALYYGEWEEFKVFMALAVTMVFIAYAVFYFLRSARGIIRMRDGYLIVFTGGLTACLLGALPYLACDHTISVIDCLFESISSLTTTGATLFDLGVLPKSLLLWKMVCNWLGGIGFLILCVSVLPAFGMEGKTLAQSEVPGQILGKITNRTSDSAKYLYIIYIAFTAAEFLLLWMGPMNIFDALVNTLSSVSTSSLGDINQTFSHYGSFYNDVVIGTFTLLASLNFTLYFLIIHGSWKAVLTNIELRTFLFLIVLGAVLVTLNLYWTKTYDFTESIRYGVFQVISMATTAGFSITGYADWPSFSLVILTILMLIGGCSFSTASGIKVIRFLVMCKLIARGFTRRIHPRSVVAVKVGSNAVSALRVSYTTVFIMVYFILIVFASILLSLQNLDLLTTLSTAIAMISNVGIGFGDVATGNFSIYCEPLRLVLCLLMIIGRLELFTVITLFMPSFWRPDKYRNY, encoded by the coding sequence ATGTCGTTTAACTATCGCATGATTTTAAAATTTATCAGCATTATACCGATCATTATGGGGCTTTCTATGCTCGTACCTGCCGTTACCGCTTTATATTACGGGGAGTGGGAGGAATTTAAGGTATTCATGGCATTGGCTGTCACAATGGTTTTTATTGCTTATGCAGTCTTTTATTTTTTGCGTTCGGCAAGGGGAATTATACGAATGCGGGACGGATATCTGATCGTTTTCACAGGCGGACTCACTGCCTGCCTGTTGGGTGCGCTCCCGTATCTGGCCTGCGATCACACGATCTCCGTTATTGATTGCCTCTTTGAATCCATATCCTCTTTGACTACCACCGGCGCGACTCTTTTTGACTTGGGCGTCCTGCCCAAAAGTCTTCTTCTATGGAAAATGGTCTGCAACTGGCTGGGCGGCATAGGCTTTCTGATTCTGTGCGTCTCTGTCCTGCCGGCTTTTGGTATGGAGGGGAAAACCTTGGCTCAATCCGAGGTTCCCGGTCAGATTTTAGGCAAAATAACCAATCGGACCTCTGATTCAGCAAAATACCTCTATATTATATATATTGCGTTTACAGCAGCAGAATTTCTTCTTCTTTGGATGGGACCGATGAATATTTTTGACGCACTGGTCAACACGCTGAGCAGCGTAAGCACCAGCAGCTTAGGCGATATAAACCAGACCTTCTCCCATTACGGCAGCTTTTATAATGATGTAGTCATCGGAACCTTTACCTTACTGGCATCTTTAAATTTTACCCTGTATTTTCTTATAATCCACGGAAGCTGGAAAGCTGTTCTGACAAACATCGAACTGAGGACCTTTCTGTTTCTCATCGTTTTAGGCGCTGTTCTTGTCACGCTGAACCTGTACTGGACCAAGACCTACGACTTTACAGAATCCATCAGATACGGCGTATTTCAGGTGATTTCCATGGCCACCACCGCCGGCTTTTCCATTACGGGCTATGCTGATTGGCCGTCTTTCAGTTTGGTCATACTGACTATTCTGATGCTAATCGGCGGCTGTTCCTTTTCCACAGCCAGCGGAATAAAGGTCATCCGTTTTCTTGTCATGTGTAAATTGATTGCCAGAGGATTTACCAGAAGGATTCATCCCCGCTCCGTGGTTGCCGTAAAAGTCGGCAGTAATGCGGTGTCAGCCCTCAGAGTATCCTATACTACCGTGTTTATTATGGTCTATTTTATTTTAATCGTTTTTGCAAGTATTCTTTTGTCCCTGCAAAACCTGGATCTGCTGACTACGCTCTCCACCGCCATAGCTATGATTTCCAATGTAGGAATTGGCTTTGGCGATGTGGCTACGGGAAATTTCAGCATCTACTGTGAACCCTTGCGTCTGGTTTTATGTCTGCTCATGATTATCGGCAGATTGGAACTGTTCACGGTAATTACCTTATTCATGCCATCCTTTTGGCGGCCCGACAAGTATAGAAACTATTAA
- a CDS encoding CBS domain-containing protein, with amino-acid sequence MLVKDIMTSCVSCVRADSPISQVAKQMKQENIGSIPVCNDSGRVLGIITDRDIVLRAVAEGNQNLKAQDVMSQNITCATPSMNAHDAALLLSNHQIRRLPVVSNDRLVGIVALGDIAQKNILVDEAGDALSAISKPNGLS; translated from the coding sequence ATGTTGGTAAAAGACATTATGACCTCATGTGTCAGCTGTGTTCGGGCAGACAGTCCCATTTCACAAGTCGCAAAACAAATGAAACAGGAAAACATCGGCTCTATTCCCGTCTGCAATGATTCCGGCCGTGTCCTGGGAATTATTACAGACAGAGACATCGTCCTTCGGGCTGTTGCTGAAGGAAATCAGAATCTGAAAGCTCAGGATGTTATGTCGCAAAATATTACCTGTGCCACACCGAGCATGAATGCTCACGACGCTGCTCTGCTGCTCTCTAATCACCAGATCAGGCGATTACCTGTAGTATCTAACGACAGACTGGTAGGCATTGTCGCTTTAGGTGATATCGCACAAAAAAATATTTTAGTGGATGAAGCAGGAGATGCTCTCTCCGCTATATCAAAACCAAACGGCCTGAGTTGA